A single window of Amyelois transitella isolate CPQ chromosome 17, ilAmyTran1.1, whole genome shotgun sequence DNA harbors:
- the LOC106134231 gene encoding uncharacterized protein LOC106134231 gives MSHIWVLVEWVDESDMFSSYGVVQVDPLMYSESELNPGRVLLIGLRHEGTARHGRIITLSENKHHVKAHKKLLERKDSQVKNVLQMCMQTIKGMQSDQFLGGGLSSMSMSSTHSMVNARGGPSKPPRVLMAADSDDTSSSDEDSMPTRSMKSFYNTHTLKPSLVRRKDARRRYSSIFISHEEKERPMMASTPLPSFRSETPKVTFDQSTQTENSDAILFEKKLRQLYCYFQSLTASLQLYKAPGCSMIDRIILPPKYDTTDVNVIAETVDNMTLDEIIAELEPPVQIDMDEMISDLTVTEDEQDMNLTNEEDNPVPNEVRVRRMSAQTTNSVDQGNIGSDMVPIGNGIAVVPARLLNEIDWNSYTTATRQLLQAIFPRRTLATHSLTGRPSPAFMNKPPKKCLNPQIVEDIVTTVSQRCGVEKRLVRNSITIKCTDEAKLYRNRQQFRLTRSALNKLDDSAPPSTSSSDGSVATS, from the exons ATGTCGCATATTTGGGTTCTTGTGGAGTGGGTGGATGAAAGTGATATGTTCTCATCGTATGGGGTTGTTCAAGTGGATCCCTTGATGTATAGTGAGAGTGAGCTGAACCCTGGAAGAGTGTTACTGATTGGATTAAGACACGAGGGCACTGCAAGACATGGCCGGATTATTACCTTATCGG aaaataaaCACCACGTGAAAGCTCACAAAAAGTTATTGGAAAGAAAAGATAGCCAGGTAAAGAATGTACTCCAGATGTGCATGCAGACGATTAAGGGAATGCAATCAGATCAG tTCCTAGGTGGAGGTCTGAGCTCAATGAGCATGAGCAGTACCCACAGTATGGTGAACGCCCGCGGTGGTCCTTCAAAACCACCGAGGGTTCTGATGGCAGCCGACTCCGATGACACCTCTAGCAGCGATGAAGATAGTATg cCGACTCGCAGTATGAAATCCTTTTACAATACGCATACACTTAAGCCGTCTCTCGTTCGTCGTAAAGATGCAAGGAGACGTTacagcagcattttcatctCGCATGAGGAAAAAGAAAGACCAATGATGGCCAGTACCCCATTACCAAGTTTTAGGTCAGAGACGCCGAAAGTTACCTTCGATCAATCTACTCAGACTGAAAACTCAGATGCAATTCTTTTTGAGAAAAAACTTCGACAATTATACTGCTATTTTCAATCACTAACTGCTTCCTTACAACTCTATAAAGCACCCGGGTGTAGTATGATTGATCGTATAATTCTGCCACCGAAATATGATACCACGGATGTTAACGTAATAGCCGAAACTGTTGATAATATGACGCTTGATGAGATTATAGCCGAGCTCGAGCCGCCGGTTCAGATTGATATGGATGAAATGATCAGTGATCTAACTGTCACTGAAGATGAACAGGATATGAATTTAACAAATGAAGAAGACAATCCTGTACCAAATGAAGTGCGTGTGCGCAGAATGTCAGCACAGACTACGAATAGTGTTGACCAAGGAAATATTGGTTCTGATATG GTACCGATTGGAAATGGAATCGCTGTTGTTCCAGCTAGGCTCTTGAACGAAATCGACTGGAATTCCTACACCACAGCGACTAGACAGCTACTGCAGGCAATTTTTCCACGAAG aACTTTAGCAACTCATTCGCTTACTGGCAGACCGTCTCCAGCTTTCATGAACAAACCACCAAAGAAGTGCCTGAATCCCCAAATAGTTGAAGACATCGTGACCACAGTATCGCAGCGATGTGGAGTCGAGAAAAGACTTGTTAG gaACAGCATAACCATAAAGTGCACGGACGAGGCGAAATTGTACCGCAACAGGCAGCAGTTCAGGCTAACGCGTTCCGCCCTGAACAAACTCGACGATTCCGCGCCGCCGTCCACCTCCTCCTCCGACGGTTCTGTGGCTACGAGTTAA